ACGCGTGATATATATGGTCGCGGATTCGTTGCGGGATACACGTTCTATGTTTTCCGAGGCAAAGGGAAATCTGTCCCTATTCACCCAGAAAACCCGTTCCTGCACGAAAACCGTGGAAACCATGAAGAAGAGCAACAGCAAAAAGGCGATGTCGCCGGTCGAAGTGGTGGGAATGCTCACTTCCGGCTTTTCTTTCAACATAATCTTGGCCATTGCTTTGCTCCTATATTGCTGTGGAGATGGAGATCATGGCCCGGTCACGGTATGTGACCAAGTGGTCAACCAGTCTCACCATCTCGCTGTATTTGGCTTCGGGATTCGTCTTCACCAGGAAGAGCATCTTAGTTGATTTAAGCTTGGGGTCTGTTTCCTGCCTGTTGATGGAGTCGCGCAATTGTATCTTTTCCAGGATAAGCTTGTCCAGTTCGGCATCGCTGTAGGAGCGCGGCTCATCATTATTGACCTTCAACAATCCTGTTTCCATGATCTCGAGGCGGGTCATTTCCTTTTCTGTGAGCTTGAGCTGGGTGGTCTGAAGCTGTTCCTGGGTTACGGCTTTGTTCAACTGAACCTTCACGCCTTCCTTGACGTCGAACTTGGTGGTTGACATAAAGAAGACAATCAGCAGGAAAGCGATGTCGCCAGTTGACGTGGTCGGTATACTGACGCTACCCCTTTTCTTGCGGGTGATTTTCATTATTTCCCCCTATCAAGACTCGATGAGGGCTTCTGTAACCTTCTCTGAGGCTCTTTGCATGTCGATAACTATGCCATCCACCATGGTGGTGAAGATGTTATAAAGCAATTGCACGGGAATGGCGACGATCAAGCCCCATTTGGTGGTGATCAAAGCGACCTTGATACCGTCGGCCACAATGGTGGCGTCCACAGAACGGGCTTTGGCGATGGCGTCGAAGGCGATGATCATACCGTCAACCGTACCCAAGAACCCCAGCATGGGGGCCAGGGTGATGGCTGAGGTCATTTCCACGAAGCCTTTCTCGAGGTAAGACATTTCGATCATGGCGGCGTTTTCCATGTTCTTTTCCACCGCATCTGCGCCGCGTTCGGCTTTCAGCAGGCCGGCATAGACAACTGCCGACACGGGGCCGCGGGTGTTTTTTGCAAATTCAATGGCTTCCTTGATCTTCTTCTCTTTGACCAGGGCCAGGATCTTGTTCAGGAAGTCGTTGAGGTTGATCTTCGCGTACATCAGGGCAATGAATTTCCAGATCATGTAGGCGAGGCCGTAAATGGCAACGAACAGGATCGGCCACATGGCCCATCCGCCATCGATGAATTCTTTCACCAGGGCACGGCCGAACAGGAATTCAGCCACTCCTTTGAGTCCGGATGATTTTTCTTCGATCGGAGCGGTTTCGGCTACAGGTTCTTCAGCGATGGGTTCGGTGATGGCGGTGTCGCTTTCGGCAGCCGCTGTGGTGGTTGTTTCTGTTTGGGCATAAGCCAGGCCAACGAGCAGCATGCTCATCAGCACTATCAGGGGCAGTATTTTCGAGAAGCTTTTTCTCATGTTATCTTTCCTCCAGGGGATTTCTAAAAGTTGAACGACACACCAAAGGTGACGCCGCGATAGTTGCTCCAAAAACTGGGGTTTTGGATGTATTTATCGTAAACAAATCTAACTTCGGGATAGGTGTAGCCGGTATTGGCGTCGGCGAGGTCCGGTTCGCTTCCGGTATGCAGTTCGCTGCCGGTTTTGGGGTACACGGTGTACACGTTTCTGGTTCCGAAGAGGTTTTCCACGTCCATGAAGAGGCGAAGGTTCATCTTCTGGGAGAGGGTGATGCCTTTGGTGATGCGCAGATTGGCCTGATGGGTAAATTTCTTGCGGGCGCTGTTAGTGTCCAGCATGCTGTTCCCTTCCACGCTCTGCGGAGTATAGGGCGCCCCGGAGGCGAAGCTCCAGTTGATGTTCGCGCTCAGGTCATCCACGGGCAGGATGAAGTCTGTGAAAGGAACGAAGAATTCTTCGCCGCGGCCTATCCTGAAGGTGTAGTTCAGGCTCAGGTTGTGGCGCACATCCCAGTCCAGCGGAAATTCGCGCAGGTTGGTGGCTTCGTCCTGAATCACGGTGGAGGAGTTGTTTCCCTGCGCCCAGGCCAGAGAGTAGGCCACGGACCAGTTGTTGAAGTTGGACATCATTTTTTCCAATTGGACGTCGATTCCGCGGGCGGAACCGTAGTCCTCGGAAATGAACTGGTACCAGAAGATCTGCTCTTCGCCGGGTTTGGCGACCTTCATTGTGCTTACATAGTTGTAAAGGTTCTTGTAATAGGCGGTCATGTCAAGCACGTAGTCGTCGGAAAGCTGGTGGGAAAGGCCTACTTCGTAGGTCTTGGTGATCTGCGGCTCCAGCTTGGTGTTGCCGACAGTGATGGTCTGGTCGGAAACATTGGCGTCGGCGGGGGTTTTGGAAGTGAAGATGAACTGCATCTGAGGCAACTGGTTCTGATAGTTGTAGGCGAAGCGCAGCACGTCGCGGTCGGTGATGGGGTGTGAAACGCCCAGGCGCGGGGAAAGCATAAGCTGCCAGCGCTCGCTGGGGTCGAAATCCACTTCCCGGTAGCTGGCGTCGTCTTGCAGCACCTTGTATTTGGTTCCCAGATACCAGAGGTCAAGACGCAGGCCGGCATTCACGATCATGCCTTCCCATACCATCTTGTCCTGGAGGTAGTAAGCCGCCTGCCAGGGATCGGCTTGATAGCCGTCGCGTTTGCCTGAAGCTTCCTGGGCGGCTTTGAAATAATCAGCGGGTTTGTAGATGGGAATCAACACTCCGTCGTCGGTTTCGTACATTGAGTAAAGTTCATTAGGCACGTTGGTTATGTTGCCGTCTGCATCATATTCGGGAACAAAATCCGCCATGCCGTTCCATTTGCGTTTCAGGCTGGCTTGGAACCTGTCTTCATAGATATTCAGGAAATTCTGCAGCTGGTCTTTCTTGATCGAGTGCTTGATCAGCTCCAGGCCGGTCTTGGCCAGATGGGTTTCGTTAACCTGCCATTCAAAGTCGGCCCGGGCGCTCGCTGAAGTGGTGATGTCGTCCTGGAAAAACTGATAGATGTAGCCGGGGGGCGTGAAGCCCGTCACCATGCGCGGGTCTTCCACGCTGGCGATGCGGTAGGTCCAGAAAGAATAATCGAAGTAATCGGCATCGCTGATCCCGTCACCGTTGTAGTCAGGGCTGTACACACCGTCTGAGTTGTGGTCCACGCTGTCCCAGCCCTGGTTGCCCAGCAGCACGTTGTCCACGTAGTCCTCGCCGGGATTTTCAGGATCCAGGCCATCATACATATAGAGGTAGTTGCTGCGGTCGATCCCGCGGGGTCCAGTTTTGCTATCCTTTTGGTAATAGCTGCCTTTCACCTTGATGTTCATGGCCGGGTTGAAAGCGTATTCGTAGTTGGCGACATACTGCCTCTGTTCGGTTTCGCTCACGGCATAGGTGTCCAGCGCGTAACGGTTTTGCCAGGAGAAGGGGTAATCGAGGGAGCGGTCGCCGCGGATGCCCAGAGTGATGCGCTGGATGTCGCTGATCACGAACTTGGTTTTCAGGTTCACGTTGTAGGCATTATAGTTGCGGTTGCCGAAATCGATGCCCAGGAATCTGGTCCTGTCGGCATAGGGGTCGTTGACCGGATACTCATATTCCAGCAACTGCCGGTACTTGCCGGTGAGCGAATCGAAAAAGACATACTCCGACATCGGGTCCGCGACGTAGTATTGTTTCATCCGGCCGTCCATCCATTCGCCGCCGCCATTGAAGAAGAAGGTGAGGCGTTCGCGCAGTTTTTCTGAGCCCAGTGCCCAGATGGGACCGCCAATGGCAAATTTGACCACGTCAGAGTTCCTGCCTGAGCCGATGATGTGATCGGTGTTGTATTCGATCTTTCCGGAAAAGAAAGGATCGCCGTCCTTGGTGACGATGTTGACCACGGCGGCCTGGGCGTTTCCGTATTCAGCAGGGAAACCGCCGGTCATCACTTTCATGTCGAGGATGGCATCCGTATCCACCTGGAGAGCGCTGCCGCCGTCCACGGGATCGGTAACCGATTGGCCGTCAACCGTGAAGTTGATTTCGTTGGCGCGACTGCCACGGACGTGAAGCTCTCCGCCGATGTTGGAAACACCGGCCTGCAGAGCCATGATCCCGGCCACGTCACTCACAGAGACATCGCTCATGCGGTCCATTTCGATCTGGCGCTCAGACGCCGTGCGGTCTTTACCAACCACGTCCTGTTCTGCGGTTACCGTGACGGAGGCGATTTTAACGCCGGCTTTTTTCATCACGGGCGAGAGGCTGGCAGTCTGGTCAACCTGGATGCGGACATCAGTGTAGGTGACGGAGTCGTAGCCAATCAGAGAAAACTTCACTGTGTACATCCCGGGCGGGATGTTGATGAGAATTCTGCTTCCCTTGGCGTCGGTCTGTCCACCGGTAATCCGCTGGTTACCTCTCATGACAATGATGTTAACGTATTCAAGTGGTTTGCCTGCGTTGTCTCGCACGCGAACAGCGAGGCGTCCGGTCGTGGCTGCTTCCAAAAAAGTGGCGCAACCGATTAACAGTATAAGCAGGATCAATGCAGTTTTTCGCATCGAAAAACCTCCCTTCTTGTATGGCTTTTTTACTCTTAATTCACGCTCTGTAAAGAAATACATTCATTCTCAACACAGTATTTCTACGTAGGATGCGATTATCTGGCTCAGCCAAAATCGTCAAGCATTTTTTCGCGAAATGTTTTGCGGGACTGTTTTTCACCCTTAATCTTGGCGCTCTAGAATCCGGATAAAATTCCCCTCTCTTCGTCTTTCCGTTTCTATGGATATTTCTGAGGAATCCGCCCTATTAAGGGCTGGATGGCTGTCTGCTTCTGCCTTTCCCGGGGTTAGGCCCTTTGCCCCTTCCCACTCACAACCCATTCACTTCCCGCTGAGTTCCCGCCTGTCAAACGGGAAGTCAACGGGAAGTAAGTGAGAGGCTAATTGGATAGGGCAAAGGGCCGGTCAGGTTGGCCAAACCGGCCTAACAGCATTCGCGGCAGGGGGTAAAAGTGGTTTGATGGGCCGGGGTCAGTCAATGATGAGGACTTTTTCATCCGGGTCGCGGGATGTATCTATCTCTCCGATCACCAGCGACGAGGTGGCGGAGATGAATTCCGTGCTGAAAGCCGGATCGACAGCCGCGATCATGCCCAGGCCCAGATTGAAGGTTTCCAGCATTGTTTCCCGGCTCAGGCCGCCGGAGGTTTGCAGCCAGGTGAAGAGCGGCGGGATCTCGTGTTCAGCATAACTGACAACTCCGCAGAGCCCCTCCGGGATGATGCGTTTTAGGTTTCCGGGAATGCCTCCGCCTGTGATGTGGGCCAGGCCATGCAGCCGCTCATCGTGGAGTAGCGGTTTTAGCATGGGCAGATAACTGCGGTGAACGCTGAGCAGCAGTTCCGCGACTGTGGCATCCAGTTCCGGAACTCTATCCGCGACGTCCAGGCCGAGGCGGTCAAACACGATCCTGCGAGCCAGGGAATAGCCGTTGGTGTGCAGCCCACTGCTGGGAATCCCTATGAGGATGTCGCCTTTTTTGATCCTGGCCGCGGGCAGCAGATGCTCTTTGTCCACCACGCCCACGATGGTGCCCACGAGGTCAAAATCGCTACCCTGATAGATGCCCGGCATTTCCGCCATCTCACCGCCGATGAGGGCGCAGCCGTTTTCCGAACAGGCTTTAGCCATGCCAGAGATGATCTGGACAACCATGTCCGGCTCCATTTTGCCCAGGCCGATGTAATCGAGAAAAAACAAGGGCAGGGCGCCCTGGACGAGAATGTCGTTTACGCAGTGGTTTACCAGGTCCTGACCAATGGTGTCGAAGCGCCGGGCTTTGATCGCCACGCGGAGTTTGGTGCCCACGCCGTCTGTGCTGGACACCAGCACCGGTTCGCGGTATGAATCCTTGGGAAAGCGGTACAAGCCGCCGAAACTGCCCAACTCACTGAGCACATTGGCGTTGTAGGTTCTGGCTACAATTCCCCGGATGGAATCAACGGCCTGTTCGCCGGCCTTGATGTCCACTCCCGAGCCGCGGTAGTCCATAGTGTCTTTGTTCATGCTGGTTTTGCCTCGATCAAGCCCAGTTGCGCAACTGGTGGACTTTTTGCTGCAATTCCGAAAACTCCAGATTGACCAAGCCATCCACGCTGAAGGCGGACACGTTCTTGGCCGCGAGCACCGTTCCGAAACGGACGGCTTTACGAATCACGTATTTGTTCAATTCATCCTGGGTGGCTAGATAGCTCATGAAGCCCCCGGCAAAGCTGTCTCCGGCGCCGGTGGGGTCCTGGATCCGCTCCACCGGATAGGCCGGGGCGAAAAACAAATCGTCTGGCAAAATGGTTACGCTGCCGTATTCGCCGCGTTTGATCACCACGGCTTTCACACCCATTTCCAGAAGGTAGCGCCCGGCGGCAAAGATGCTGTCCAGGCCTGTGTACTGGCGGATTTCGTCTTCATTGATGAAGACGATGTCCACCTTGCGGATCACCTCGGAAAGAAGTTCCGGACACAGTGATATCCAGTAGTTCATGGTGTCGCAGGCTGCCCACTTGTAGCTTTCGATCTGGTTCAGCACCTGCAACTGCAGTTGGGGGTGGATATTGGCCAGAAGCAGGCTGCGGCAGCTTCTGCAGGAGGGGGGAAGCTGAGGCGAAAAATCCGCGAAGACGTTCAGATCGGTGCTAAGGGTATCCGCCTGGCTCCACTGGCGGTAAGCGCCGCTCCAGCGGAAGGTTTTTCCGGGCTTGGTTTCGAGACCGTCCAGGTTGACCTTGTGGGCCTCAAGCAGTTCTACCCCGCGTGCGGGGTAATCTTCGCCCACGACACCCACAATGTAGGTGGGGCCAAAATATGAGGCGGCTAGGGAAGCATAGACGGCAGAACCGCCCAAGGCATCTTCAACTTTGCCGTGCGGAGTCTCGATCGTGTCCAGTGCGACCGAGCCGACGATCACCAGGCTCATTAAAGGGCTTCTCCGTCCGGCTGGGGCTGAGTTTGGGGCGCTTGGGAACTGTCGGGCGCTGTGTATTCGATGCTGGGCAATTCTTTCTCACCCACTTTGTTCAGCCTGTTCAGCACGATGAAGATCGCGATGAGCGCCAGTACCATGATTGCCAGACGTTTCCAGTCGTAGGTTTTTTTGCGTTTGTCCTGCCAGCGTTCGCGGTATTTTTCATCCAGATCGGTCATAATGGTCCTCTTTTCTGGTCAGCGCGCCAGTTCGCCCAGGAATTTGGCGAAGCGTTCCACGCCTTTTTGGAGGTTTTCCATGCTGTTGGCATAGGAAAATCTTACGTTGGAGGGGATGCCGAAGGAATCGCCGGAAACGAGCGCCACGTGGTGCTTTTCCAGCAGGGCCTGGCAAAACTGGTCTCCATCCTTGATGCTCTGGCTGTTGTTGCTCAGATACCAGGAGATGTTCGGCATGATGTAGAAAGCTCCCTGGGGCTTGAAACAGGACACGTGGGGCAGCTTGCTCAGTTCGGCATAGAGGAAATCGCGGCGCTTTTCAAACTCCGCGCGCATATTTTCAATGGAGTCGTCTTCCTCGGCGAGGGCGGTCACGCAGGCTTTCTGGGTGATGGAGTTCACGCAGGAGGTGGCGTGAGCCTGAACCCTGCCAGCGGCCGCTATGATATGGGCCGGGCCAGCGGCGTAGCCAAGCCTCCAGCCGGTCATGGCATAAGCTTTTGAAACGCCGTTGATCACCACGGTCCGGGCTTTGATTTCCTCGTTCAGGGAGGCGATGGAAATGTGCTTGATCCCGTCGTAAACCAAGCGTTCGTAGATTTCGTCCGAAACCACCAGGATGTCGTTTTTCACGCAGATGGCGGCGATGGCTTCCAGTTCCTGCCTGGTGTAAACGGCTCCAGTGGGATTGTTGGGGCTGTTCAGCAGCAGCACTTTGGCGCAGGGGTTGGCTGCGATGGCCTGGTTCAGTGAATCCGCGGTGAGTTTGTAGGAATCTTCCTCAAAAGTGGGCACGATCACCGGTTCGGCGTTGGCTAGCATTGCCTGGTAGGGATAGCTGACCCAGTAGGGTGCGGGCATCAGCACCTGGTCCTGGGCATCGCAGACCGCGATCAGGATGTTTACGATGGAAGCTTTGGCGCCAGGTGAGACCAGCACTTCTTTGGGTTCGTAAGCCAGTCCGTTGTCCCGCTCGAGCTTGTCACAAATGGCCTGGCGGAGTTCGATGATGCCGGGGTTGGCGGTGTAGCGGGTGAAGTTTGCCTCAAGGGCGGCATGAGCCGACTTTTTGATGTATTCGGGGGTATTGAAATCGGGCTCACCCACGCCGAAATTCACCACGTCGATGCCGGAGGCCATCATCTCCTTGGCCCTGGCTGAAAGGGTGAGAGTGGGGGAGGGTTTTACCAGTTTGATTCGGTTTGATATTTTTATAGCCATGTCTTTATCCTTTTCTTTTGTTATTTTGGGCCATCAACAGCACCAGCACGCAGGTGTGAACTATATCTTCAGAGGAACAGCCGCGGGAGAGGTCACAAACCGGGGCGTCCAGGCCCTGGATGATGGGGCCGATGGCTTCTGCTTTGGCAAAACGCTGCACCAGCTTGTAGCCGATGTTGCCGGATTGCAGGTCTGGGAAAATAAGGGTGTTGGCCTGTCCGGCCACTTTGCTGTCTGGAGCTTTCATTTTGGCAATGTTGGGAACGATCGCCGCGTCCAACTGCATCTCGCCGTCGAAATCGAAATCAACCTGGCGTTCGCCCAGGATTTTAACCGTTTGCTGGACTTTTTCCACATTTTCGTGCTGGGCACTGCCCCGGGTGGAAAATGACAGCAAAGCCACCTTGGGTTCGTCGCCCAAAATGGCTCTGCGCGTTGAGGCAGTGCTGAATGCGATATCAGCCAGCTGTTCCGGGTCAGGATCAGGCACCACGGCGCAATCTGCGAAGAGATAGACCCGGTCTTCCCCCATGTAGTCATTCACCACCATTATGAAACAGCTGGAAACGGTTTTGATGCCGCTGGTGACGCCCACCACCTGCAGAGCCGCGCGCAGGACATCGGCTGTGGTGTTGGCGGCGCCGGCCACCATGCCATCAGCGTATCCGAACTTCACCAACAGGGTGCCAAAATACAGTTCATTCAGAACTGTCTGGCTTGCCTGCTCGCGAGTGACGCCTTTCTCTTTGCGCTTCTCATAATAGAAATCCGCGAATTTGCCGATTTCTGGAAAGTTGGCAGGATCGATCACAGTGGCCCGGCTGAGGTCAAGTTCCAGAGTCTTTTCCCGGGTTTTGATCTCTTCCGGTTTGCCCACCAGGACGATGTCTGCCAAACCCTCAGCCAAAATTGCATGCGCGGCCTGAAGCGTCCTGGTGTCGGCACTTTCAGGCAGCACGATCCGCCCTTCGATGAGTTTGGCCTTGGCCTTTAACTCGGTGAGGATATCCATACTCTATGCTCCATTTTTATCATTATCTATCACGATGCGCGAAATGTCCGCCACGCGCAGGAATTCATTTTTGACCTCGCTCAAGAGGGCATAGCGGTTTCCACGCAGGTTTGGATCATCACAGTTGACCAGCACTGCGTCGAAAAAGTTGCTGGTGTTGGCACCGTAGCCAACCAGATGGTTAATCGCCTGCTGATAATCGCAACCTGCCAGGCTGCCGGTGATTTTTGTTCGCAGAGTCTGCAGCGAGGAATAGAGATTTTTTTCCGCTTTCGCTGTAAACAGCGATGGTTCCAGAGCCGGAACGCGCTCCACTTTTTCGATGATGTTGGCTACCCGTTTGTAGTTGTTCACGAGGTCGTGGAAGTCTTCCCGGCTGCGGGAGCTTTGCAAAACCTCCCCCCGTGTTTTCAGGTCAGTCAGGTTACCAAGTGAAAGGTGCATCAGGCTGTCGATCACGTCATAATCCAAACCCAACTGGCGCAGCAACCACTCAACCCGCAGGCGGAAAAAGGCCTGAACATCGCTGTGGGCGGTGGAAGTAAGCTCTGACCGTTGTTCCACCAGGTTCAAGGTATAATCGATAAGTTCGGATAAATTGATGCTCCAGCCGCGTTCCACTATGATCTGCACCACTCCGTTGGCCGCTCTGCGTAGGGCAAAGGGGTCCGCGGAGCCGGTTGGGACCTGGCCAATGCCGATTATTCCGCACACGCTGTCCATTTTATCGGCCACGGCAACAATTGCCCCAATGAGGGTTTGGGGCAGCCCGTCATTGGTGCCCCGGGGCTGGTAATGTTCGTGAATGGCTTCCGCCACCCGGCTGTCTTCACCGCTGGCCAGGGCGTAATGCTTGCCGATATATCCCTGCAGCCTGGTGAATTCTTTCTCTCCCAACATCGTGGTGACCAGGTCCGCCTTGCAAAGCAGCGCTGTCCGTTTGGCCAGAGCCGTGTTTTCTTCGTCGAGGCACAGCCGACGGCAGATTTCCCCTGTGATCTGGCCAACGCGCTCCGTCTTGTCTGCCAGCGTGCCGAGCTTGGATTGGAACACAACTTCGTGTAACTGCTCCACATAAGCTTCCAAGGGTTTCCTGGTGTCTTCCTGATAATACCAGAGGGCGTCCGCGAGCCTCGCTGCCACAACCTTTTCATTGCCTTTGCGGATGAGGTCTGAATACTCGGGGTCGCCGTTTGAGATGAACACGAATTTGTTGCTCAGACGGCCTTCCGCGTCCTGAACGGAATAGTATTTCTGGTTTTGGCTTATCGTGGAAGTGATGATCTTTTCAGGCAGTGAAAGGAATTCCGGGCTGAATTCACCCACCACCGCAGTGGGCATTTCCACCAGATCGGTTACCGTGTCCGTAAGGCGTTCATCTTCAACCACCTTGAATCCCATTCCCGGGTTCACGGAGGCAAGCTCAGCCACCAGTTTTTCCCGTCGGGCGGCTCTGTCTGCCATCACGGCATTGCTGGAAAGAACCTGAAGATACTCATCCGCGGAGTTTATCTCCAGCGGCCTGTCAAGCCCCAGAAACCGGTTCCCGAAGCTATGTTTGCCGCTCTTGACCCCACCAGCTTCCACCTCAAGGACTTCATCCCCCCAAAGCACACAGAGCCAGCGCAACGGACGGGACAGGGCAAGGCGGGAACTGTTCCATATCATGGTTTTGGGGTAGGGAATGTGGTTCAGAAGGTCCGGAATCCATTCCTGCAGGATTTCTGCAGTGTTCCGGCCTGGCTTAATGTATTTGAGGGCAATGAATACGCCTTTGTCGGTTGTTTCTATTTGGAGGTCTTTGGCTTCGGCGTTGTTCTTTTTTAGGAAGCCCAAAGCCGCGGGGAGAAGGTTGCCGTCCGCGTCGTAGGCTATCTTTTTTGCCGGGCCGGTTTTGTTCACCTGGATATCCGGCTGGGTGCTCTGAACCTGGCGCGCGATGAGAAACATGCGCCGGGGGGTCGAACCGGTCATCAGTTCAGAGTATTGCAAACCCACGTCCCGCATCAGATTCTGAAAAGAGGACTGGATGAATTCCACCGCCGGTTGTAAATGGGGTGCGGGAACCTCCTCGGTTCCAATTTCCATCAGAAAATCACGCGTCAAAGCTTTCACCGGAACAGGGTTCAGAATTCGTAGCTGAGGCTGATCTGGTTGATCCAGCCCAGGTCTCCGTATGAAGAAACGCCGTAATCGACCCGGTAATTGTTCCAGTTCCAGCCCACGCCCAGGGACAATCCTGAAAGAAAGGCGAAAGTGCCGCCGTTGTAGCCGTCACCGGCATTGGTCCTGAAACCTCCCCGCAGGTCGAAAGCGGGCGTCAGTCCATATTCAACCCCGGCTTTGGCAACTATGTCTTCTCCGGTGGCTTTGACAATGTCGAGGCTGGCCATCAGCCTGGGGTTGAAATCGTATGTCATGCCGGCGGCGAAGGTGAAAGGCAGCTTTTCCTTATAATCGGAACCGGTGTAGCGGGTTATCTGCAGGCCGATGTTGCGCAGGCTGATCCCCACTTTGAGCTTTTCGCTTGCGGGATGGTGGATGAGGCCCAGGTCCAGCATCGCGGCTGTGGAGGAACTGCTGTCAATCTGGTCGTAGATCAATTTCAGGGTCCCGCCAAGGTCCACAGCGTCGGAGATGTATTTGGCCAGGGAGGCGCTGGCAACAATGTTGTTGGCCCCAAAGGTCTCTCCGGTCGAAACCAAGTCGCCGTTCTGGTCCACCTCAGTGCGTTCCATCCTGCCCATGTTCATGTATTTGAGGGCAAAACCCCAGGCCGTGAAGCGGTCTTTGGGCCAGAGATACTGCAATTGGCCGCCCTGCGAACCCACGAAAGAGTTGGTATAGGTGGTCCCGACCTCGTTTCCGTCGATTTTGATGATCGAGGCCGGGTTGAAATGCAGACCGTCCGGATTGCCGGTTTCGCCGGTGAGAGCCTGGCCCATGGCGATGGCCCGGGCCGAATAGACGTTTTTCAGGCTGGCGAACCCGGTGGTTCCGGCTTCGTCGTTCACCGCCAGCAAGGGCAGCAAACCAAAGCTAAGCATTAATGCTGTCAGTAATGACTTCTTCAATCGTAAGCACGTCATGGTATAATTCCCTTTCGCAGGTTGCGTTGATTAGGGTGTTGCGGTTCTCGCTATTCCTCAGGTATTCGGA
Above is a genomic segment from Candidatus Cloacimonadota bacterium containing:
- a CDS encoding glycine--tRNA ligase subunit beta; translated protein: MEIGTEEVPAPHLQPAVEFIQSSFQNLMRDVGLQYSELMTGSTPRRMFLIARQVQSTQPDIQVNKTGPAKKIAYDADGNLLPAALGFLKKNNAEAKDLQIETTDKGVFIALKYIKPGRNTAEILQEWIPDLLNHIPYPKTMIWNSSRLALSRPLRWLCVLWGDEVLEVEAGGVKSGKHSFGNRFLGLDRPLEINSADEYLQVLSSNAVMADRAARREKLVAELASVNPGMGFKVVEDERLTDTVTDLVEMPTAVVGEFSPEFLSLPEKIITSTISQNQKYYSVQDAEGRLSNKFVFISNGDPEYSDLIRKGNEKVVAARLADALWYYQEDTRKPLEAYVEQLHEVVFQSKLGTLADKTERVGQITGEICRRLCLDEENTALAKRTALLCKADLVTTMLGEKEFTRLQGYIGKHYALASGEDSRVAEAIHEHYQPRGTNDGLPQTLIGAIVAVADKMDSVCGIIGIGQVPTGSADPFALRRAANGVVQIIVERGWSINLSELIDYTLNLVEQRSELTSTAHSDVQAFFRLRVEWLLRQLGLDYDVIDSLMHLSLGNLTDLKTRGEVLQSSRSREDFHDLVNNYKRVANIIEKVERVPALEPSLFTAKAEKNLYSSLQTLRTKITGSLAGCDYQQAINHLVGYGANTSNFFDAVLVNCDDPNLRGNRYALLSEVKNEFLRVADISRIVIDNDKNGA
- a CDS encoding PorV/PorQ family protein, whose protein sequence is MLSFGLLPLLAVNDEAGTTGFASLKNVYSARAIAMGQALTGETGNPDGLHFNPASIIKIDGNEVGTTYTNSFVGSQGGQLQYLWPKDRFTAWGFALKYMNMGRMERTEVDQNGDLVSTGETFGANNIVASASLAKYISDAVDLGGTLKLIYDQIDSSSSTAAMLDLGLIHHPASEKLKVGISLRNIGLQITRYTGSDYKEKLPFTFAAGMTYDFNPRLMASLDIVKATGEDIVAKAGVEYGLTPAFDLRGGFRTNAGDGYNGGTFAFLSGLSLGVGWNWNNYRVDYGVSSYGDLGWINQISLSYEF